From Nicotiana tabacum cultivar K326 chromosome 20, ASM71507v2, whole genome shotgun sequence, one genomic window encodes:
- the LOC107796123 gene encoding cell wall / vacuolar inhibitor of fructosidase 1-like, with product MRNLFPIFMLITNLAFNNDNNNNNLINSTCRATPNYPLCLTTLQSDPRTSEAEGADLTTLGLVMVDAVKLKSIELMENFKKLEKSNPELRLPLSQCYIVYYAVLHADVTVAVEALKRGVPKFAENGMVDVAVEAETCEFSFKYNGLVSPVSDVNREIIELSSVAKSIIRMLL from the coding sequence atgagaaacttATTCCCCATATTTATGCTAATCACCAATCTGGCAttcaacaacgacaacaacaataataatctCATCAACTCGACCTGCAGAGCCACCCCTAACTACCCACTTTGTCTCACTACCCTTCAATCCGATCCGCGTACCTCCGAGGCCGAGGGGGCGGACCTCACCACTCTCGGCCTCGTCATGGTAGATGCGGTAAAATTAAAGTCCATTGAACTaatggaaaattttaaaaaactcgAAAAATCGAACCCCGAGTTAAGACTACCTCTTAGCCAATGTTACATAGTGTATTATGCTGTTCTTCATGCTGATGTAACTGTTGCTGTTGAAGCTTTAAAAAGAGGTGTCCCTAAATTTGCTGAAAATGGAATGGTTGATGTTGCTGTAGAAGCAGAAACTTGTGAGTTTAGTTTTAAGTATAATGGATTGGTTTCTCCAGTTTCTGATGTGAATAGGGAGATTATTGAACTCTCTTCTGTGGCTAAATCCATTATTAGAATgctattgtga